The genomic stretch ACGGTGTTTTCCCTTAAAACGCCACTAATAGAGTACACATTCAACTGAAACGACGCCGTTCTGACACAGTTTCAAGAATATTAGCGGCGCTTCCCTATAAAACGCCACAAGAGAAACTGATCCCTAACACGTAACGACGTCGTATTGATCCATATAAAACAcgaactttagcggcgcttagcaaaaaatgccgctaaagaacagagaattagtggcgctcagataaaacgccactaatgatacgagcattagcggcgcttagacaaaaacgccgctaaagaacagagaattagtggcgctcagataaaaacgccactaatgatacgagcattagcggcgctttgacaaaaacgccgctaaaggttaaAAAATcgcaaaaacgacgtcgttggtTTTAGCCTTTTTGTGGCGCTTtacataaaacgccgctaatacctaTTATTGGCGGCACTTGTTGGAAATCGCCGCTGATGGtctacctttagcggcgctttgactaaatcgccgctaatgctcgatttttgcggcgcttttatttcaaacgccgctaaaagtgccgctaaaggctTATTCTGGTGTAGTGTGGTTAAAATGAAAGCTACTGTCAAATTTGTATACAAACCAGACTTTCTCAACCTGAAATTATCTGTATGGCTGATATACATATACAGCATATATATTGTTTGGTTATAGCTTTAATTTGCTGTGGTTTTCATAATCATCGTCAGTAACCAAGCTGGGAAATTGACTATGGCATGTGCCCATCACATCACCTAGCACTAAGTTGGAACCGTCAACCTAAATTAGCCTGAAGAACCACGGCAGCACCCTTAATTAGAAAAACCATCAGTATTGGTGTGCGGTAATGTTAGTCTCGATCCTTTgaatccctttatttttatttttattttctctcaaaTTGATTAGTATATTACCATATCTGTATGCAAACTTTTTTTAAGCGCATTTCCCTGAGTTTGTGCTGCTTCCATGATCTTTATCTTGACAATGAGTGCCAAAGGTCTCTTCTCTCCTCTTTGCTTAGGAAAATATCCACTTGGCATAAAAGACAACAACCAAAACCATATCGTGTTTGCATTTACTAATATAAACCATAAAGCAAATGACGTTCAGCTAAAAGGTGATCGAATTTTTTTAGGCCATCTCCTGTATATCTCCTTTAATTTAAGGACAACTGGCAAGTGCTTTTCACTATTGGAATTTACCTACCGAAACTCGGATATGCTTTTAAGTTATTAGGGGCTTCTCATGTATAAATATTTGCTTTACAATGGCGTTTAGTCCATATCAGTATATCAGTGTAGACAAGTAGGGAAACAAAAATAGTGAGAGGCACACCAGTAGACCAGACAGCCTGATAAGCTCTACTTTATTTTCAACATGGCAAAGAAAGCTTCTAGCAGATTGGAATGGAGGATAAATGTGCCTGATGGGCATCGAAGGTGTTAGAGCCTGAATCTGGAGCAGTAGGCAAATATGGGTAGGATTAAAAGGTTGTATGGGAATAATAGTTTTGAAAGTTTGGAGGGTTTTGGAGAATGCATGGCCTATAGGAGTTGCAGACCCTAGAAAGGTAATCCATTGTATCAAAGTGGGACTGGCACTGTCTATTGTATCACTTTTTTACTACATGAGGCCTTTATATGATGATTTTGGAGGGAATGCTATGTGGGCAGTAATGACGGTGGTGGTTGTTTTCGAATACACTGTGGGTTAGTCTTCAAGGCCCCTCAGCACTTTTCACTTCATGTTGTTTACCTTATTGAACTTgattcactctttttttttttccattgcaGGCGCCACATTTTATAAATGCATTAACCGAGTTATAGCAACTTTTCTAGCGGGTGCACTTGGTGTTGGTATTCACCTGGTGGCTGAACAGTCAGGAGATCAATTGAAACCCATAATTCTTGGGATCTCGGTTTTTCTCTTCGGTAAGTAAAATTAAAGTAACATGCCAAgaaattaaattcactttcttTCTCAGCTCAAAGTTTCaagatatttgttgttgttgttgttgttgtcggTATGCAGCTTCAGCAGCAACTTTCTCAAGGTTTATCCCATCGGTTAAAGCCCGTTTTGATTATGGTGCTATGATCTTCATCCTCACCTTCAGCTTGGTCTCAGTTTCTGGCTACCGAGTGGTGGAGTTGTTTGAGTTGGCTCATCTGAGGTTATCCACAATTGCCATTGGAACTTCCTTGTGCATCCTTGTAACCATGTTGTTCTGTCCCGTCTGGGCCGGCTGTGAGCTTCACCATCTAATtcatcaaaacatggaaaagcTTGCTGATTCCTTagatggtaagtttaaaaagaaagaatcaTTGCCAAATGAGATTATGTATCGGAACATAGATTGAAACTATAATTTTCTTTGTCAAACTAATTGCAGGATGTGTGACTGAATACTTCAAAGAGAATGGAAGTGAGAAGGATTTAAACAAGAAGATGAAAGGCTATAAATGTGTGCTTAATTCCAAGGCAGCCGAAGAATCTATGGTAGAATGTTATTAATGGGATTAATGTTTCGTTTCCTTGTGCTTGAAGTTGAACCTTCAATATGAATTTGACAGGCCAATTTCGCTAGATGGGAACCAACACATGGTCGGTTCAACTTTAGACATCCTTGGAAACAATACCTCAAAATCGGGGCTTCATTGCGCAACTGTGCCTACTGCATCGAGACTCTAAATAGTTGCATCAGCTCAGAAATTCAGGTCAGAATCATAGCTGATCAAAAGAACTCCTAAAGATTTCAAACAAAAATGGGATATATATACTTAAAGGTTAAACTATTTGCTTGTTGTAAATGGATATAGGCACCTCCATGTTTGAGGAAACATTTCAGTAATAAGTGCATGAAAGCAAGCTCCTACTCCATCAATGTCTTGAAGGAACTGGTAATAACAATCGTGAAGATGAAAAAGTCGTCCAACATAGATGTCAAAGTTGCAGAGATGAACTTTGCAGTAGAAGAACTTGTGATGCATTGAAATCTTTGCCGACGACCCACTTTATTGCAACAACAACAGGAGAGGAATCAACCAAAGCCAAAGCGGAGGGGGTTGAAGGCAGTGAACATCCTAGTCCAATCATGAAGGTCCTTCCACTAGTGAAGGTGGTTTCAATGATGGTGGAAATTGCAACAAGAATAGGGGTTAATGCAGTAGAAGAGCTGGCGAGACTTGCAGAATTCAAGGCTGCAAAGGATGGGAAACCCAAGCAAAACCAACCTACGGACAAACTTGTTGCAGATCATTGAAATAATTAAACCATCTAAACGACCAAACCTTGAAGTTTGAGTTGGATTGTAATTTGAAAAAACTCGTGtcaaaaaaattagtaaaatttattagaaaGTAAGAATTATTAATCAAATAATAGTGCAGCTAAAGTAGACACTGAAAAATAAAGTgtaaatagtgaatttttggtgagGATTAAATGAATTTAGCAAAAATAcgaggattaaaatgtaaatagaACATAAAAGGAAAAGGATAAGgataattttaagttttaacattTTCCATCAAATCCTACTTGAATTTCAttgaaaattcatgaaatttagttAGCTTTGATATACAAAAGTCATCCAAAAGTGATTTATCTACAAGAATTAGAATTGAAAATGAAGAAAGGAGTAAATGGAGGCGAATCATGGAGAAGCTAAAGGGGtaagtaatttaaataatttctgCTTCATTTTTAAGTAAAGaaattattatatgtaaattataagtttttatatttatatcttaaattaatttgtatattaaattgATATGTTGAATGGGTGGTGATGAATGAATAATGGATGAGAATTTGTGTTTGATTTATGGTATGAATAATGAAATGAAAACGCAATGAAATTGATAAGGTATAATGACTTTTTTGGcactccaactttataaaaaggttattttagttttttatttaatttttcgtctatTTTATCTCTTGAACTTGCGTTTTTTTGTCTAACCACCCAAAAATGGATGGAcaagttaacatttgttaactttactAATGTGGCATACACCTGGATGAcacataagcatttaattaattttaaaattttaaaatattttttataatttttttaccttttactttttaaaaataattttttcatttttaaattctaaaaattaattaaatgttgacatcTCATCCATGTTCTAGTGGTGAACAGGTACACCTTATGGTGAATTCAGGCTCTACGGAGCGACGCATTGAAAGAGGTT from Gossypium hirsutum isolate 1008001.06 unplaced genomic scaffold, Gossypium_hirsutum_v2.1 scaffold_343, whole genome shotgun sequence encodes the following:
- the LOC107954445 gene encoding LOW QUALITY PROTEIN: aluminum-activated malate transporter 10 (The sequence of the model RefSeq protein was modified relative to this genomic sequence to represent the inferred CDS: inserted 3 bases in 3 codons), with the protein product MAKKASSRLEWRINVPDGXSKVLEPESGAVXQIWVGLKGCMGIIVLKVWRVLENAWPIGVADPRKVIHCIKVGLALSIVSLFYYMRPLYDDFGGNAMWAVMTVVVVFEYTVGATFYKCINRVIATFLAGALGVGIHLVAEQSGDQLKPIILGISVFLFASAATFSRFIPSVKARFDYGAMIFILTFSLVSVSGYRVVELFELAHLRLSTIAIGTSLCILVTMLFCPVWAGCELHHLIHQNMEKLADSLDGCVTEYFKENGSEKDLNKKMKGYKCVLNSKAAEESMANFARWEPTHGRFNFRHPWKQYLKIGASLRNCAYCIETLNSCISSEIQAPPCLRKHFSNKCMKASSYSINVLKELVITIVKMKKSSNIDVKVAEMNFAVEELXDALKSLPTTHFIATTTGEESTKAKAEGVEGSEHPSPIMKVLPLVKVVSMMVEIATRIGVNAVEELARLAEFKAAKDGKPKQNQPTDKLVADH